A window of the Campylobacter massiliensis genome harbors these coding sequences:
- the purD gene encoding phosphoribosylamine--glycine ligase gives MKILIIGSGGREYSIALKLQESRKHELFFAPGNGATSKLGTNLNPKDYNQLAEFAKTEQIELTIVGPEAPLSDGVVDIFKARNLNIFGPSKAAARLEGSKAFMKDFLARNAIRTAAYLNTDDYDAAAKFIDSLAAPVVVKADGLCAGKGVIIAQSREEAKVAARDMLSGESFGEAGKRVVVEEFLDGFELSFFAICDGENFVSLPVAQDHKRLKDNDEGPNTGGMGAYAPSPLASPELIKQVEEEVVKPTLKGMKAEGNPFCGVLFVGLMVVKGVPYVLEFNVRFGDPECEVLMPLIDGDLGEILLNAAKGDLKPVKLKDEFAVGVVMASKNYPFSSSPRAKISVKNMPENSHIAFAGVSEQGGEIYADGGRVLVCVGLGKSIRQAQQKAYELCENVEFDGAQYRKDIAWQMLKGRE, from the coding sequence ATGAAAATTTTGATAATCGGAAGCGGCGGGCGCGAGTACTCCATAGCTCTAAAACTTCAAGAATCCCGCAAACACGAGCTTTTCTTTGCTCCGGGCAACGGAGCTACCTCAAAGCTCGGCACAAATCTAAACCCCAAAGATTATAATCAGCTCGCAGAATTTGCTAAGACAGAGCAGATAGAACTAACGATCGTCGGACCTGAAGCGCCGCTAAGTGACGGCGTCGTGGATATCTTTAAGGCGCGAAATTTAAATATTTTCGGACCGAGCAAGGCTGCGGCCAGGCTTGAGGGTAGTAAGGCATTTATGAAGGACTTTTTGGCTAGAAACGCTATCCGAACGGCTGCCTATTTAAACACTGACGATTACGATGCTGCGGCTAAATTTATCGACTCTCTTGCCGCTCCGGTCGTCGTTAAGGCCGACGGACTGTGCGCGGGCAAAGGCGTGATAATCGCGCAAAGCCGCGAGGAAGCAAAGGTCGCAGCTCGCGATATGCTAAGCGGAGAGAGCTTCGGCGAGGCGGGCAAACGCGTGGTCGTGGAGGAGTTTTTAGACGGATTTGAGCTTAGTTTTTTTGCGATTTGCGACGGCGAAAATTTCGTTAGCCTGCCGGTAGCGCAAGATCATAAGCGCCTAAAAGATAACGACGAAGGGCCAAATACCGGCGGCATGGGTGCATACGCTCCTAGTCCGCTAGCAAGCCCCGAGCTAATAAAACAGGTCGAAGAAGAGGTCGTAAAACCGACTCTAAAAGGTATGAAGGCCGAAGGAAATCCTTTCTGCGGCGTGCTTTTCGTGGGGCTTATGGTGGTTAAAGGCGTGCCGTACGTGCTTGAGTTTAACGTGCGTTTCGGCGATCCTGAGTGCGAAGTGCTAATGCCGCTGATCGATGGCGATCTGGGCGAAATTTTACTAAACGCTGCAAAAGGCGATCTAAAACCCGTGAAGCTAAAAGACGAATTTGCCGTCGGAGTCGTGATGGCTAGTAAAAATTATCCTTTTTCAAGCTCGCCTAGGGCCAAAATCAGCGTAAAAAACATGCCTGAAAACTCGCACATAGCATTTGCCGGCGTGAGCGAGCAGGGCGGCGAGATATATGCCGACGGCGGACGAGTGCTTGTGTGCGTGGGGCTTGGCAAAAGCATAA
- a CDS encoding uroporphyrinogen-III synthase, with the protein MIYLVGSNLEFEGVKTLVLNEIKFNKFSVNLAEFGALVLTSKNSVNALKFNQISPASLQIYSIGDGTSRAASEFGFAQIYTAKNAHGNDFAAEIAPFLKGKKTLFLRARETASSVGEILRENGVNLTQIIAYENVFKPLKEEQKPPKNSVIIFTAPSAVRNFTRNFGWDESYKAVAIGLTTAKELEIFISPAVSAQQNINSCVSLAKTLF; encoded by the coding sequence ATGATCTATCTGGTCGGGTCAAATTTGGAATTTGAGGGCGTAAAGACGCTGGTTTTAAACGAGATCAAATTTAATAAATTTAGCGTAAATTTAGCCGAATTTGGCGCACTGGTTCTAACCTCCAAAAACTCCGTAAACGCGCTAAAATTTAATCAAATTTCGCCCGCTAGCTTGCAAATTTACTCCATCGGCGACGGCACTAGCCGCGCGGCTAGCGAGTTTGGCTTTGCTCAAATTTACACTGCAAAAAACGCTCACGGAAACGACTTTGCCGCCGAGATCGCACCGTTTTTAAAGGGCAAAAAAACGCTATTTTTAAGAGCGCGCGAGACGGCTTCGAGCGTGGGCGAAATTTTGAGAGAGAACGGCGTAAATTTGACGCAAATAATCGCTTACGAAAACGTTTTTAAGCCGCTTAAGGAGGAGCAAAAACCGCCCAAAAACTCTGTGATTATTTTTACGGCTCCCTCGGCGGTGCGAAATTTTACTCGAAATTTCGGCTGGGATGAGAGCTATAAAGCCGTCGCTATCGGGCTTACGACGGCAAAAGAGCTGGAAATTTTTATCTCGCCCGCAGTGAGCGCCCAGCAAAATATAAATTCCTGCGTAAGCCTCGCAAAAACGCTATTTTAA